In Cyprinus carpio isolate SPL01 chromosome A1, ASM1834038v1, whole genome shotgun sequence, the following proteins share a genomic window:
- the LOC109059058 gene encoding complement C3-like, with translation MEVKLLFLTVVLVSSPLLTLCDPLYVLSAPNLLRVGSSENVFVEAQDYSGAAFDVKIIVKNHPKKDKEILSQSVSLTAANNFQILKDIKIPDDQNYFSDDPLEKQYVYLQAHFPSVTLEKVVLLSFHSGYIFVQTDKPIYTPASTVQYRIFSLTPNLEPLSQSGITVEIMNPKGITVSSEKIFPVKGMKSGKYAIPEMASPGIWKVVTLFSNTPQKTFTADFEVKEYVLPTFEVKLKPSKSFFYVHDESLTVDIEAK, from the exons ATGGAGGTGAAGCTGCTGTTTCTGACTGTTGTTCTGGTCTCCTCACCGCTCCTCACACTATGTGACCCGCT GTATGTTCTGTCGGCTCCTAATCTGCTGAGGGTGGGTTCTTCAGAGAACGTGTTTGTGGAGGCTCAGGATTACTCTGGAGCAGCTTTCGATGTGAAGATCATAGTTAAGAACCACCCAAAAAAAGACAAGGAGATACTGTCTCAATCAGTGTCACTGACTGCAGCCAACAATTTCCAAATCCTTAAAGACATAAAG ATTCCTGATGATCAGAACTACTTCTCTGACGATCCTCTGGAGAAGCAGTATGTGTATCTACAAGCTCACTTTCCATCCGTCACTCTGGAGAAAGTGGTCCTGCTCTCATTCCATTCTGGATATATATTTGTCCAAACAGACAAACCCATCTACACACCTGCTAGCACAG TTCAGTACAGGATTTTCTCTCTGACGCCCAACCTGGAACCACTCAGTCAGTCTGGAATCACAGTGGAAATCATG AATCCAAAAGGCATCACAGTTTCATCAGAGAAGATATTTCCAGTGAAAGGCATGAAGTCTGGAAAATATGCCATTCCTGAGATGGCCAG TCCAGGGATCTGGAAGGTGGTCACACTGTTCTCAAACACTCCTCAGAAGACATTTACTGCTGACTTTGAGGTCAAAGAATATG TGCTTCCAACATTTGAAGTCAAATTAAAGCCCAGTAAGTCATTCTTCTACGTGCATGATGAGAGTCTGACAGTCGACATTGAAGCCAAGTAA